A section of the Solitalea canadensis DSM 3403 genome encodes:
- a CDS encoding TlpA family protein disulfide reductase — MRKLLLGIVIILLGTCTTYAQQQATISGKIDSLKNNKLFLYRKDLIGTMTFSVDTIAVLADGSFNKTISLSEAAYCTLTSTEKGKFGVTRTQLFLAPGYELKITGKAKFGTLYLDNVSFSGIGADANTYLQQKQQQFFFNSTDFYSIRFVSMLGGFKGKNAEGENYSLLQKGNTQAFLQQPKVYNDTVTKYYSAQRVMLNEFAKKADAKYFDDFKKAELAAINYGEADAKLMYESQHNDYAKHMKIEEVQVDKDWYGFLTPAIVRSEANEIAAEPYRLFMVNYYNYLVGKKDSNAETTWTGVCGDIVRASSLFEKNEAYKRTITKEQFAEVEALLSKSLAVATKSSLFEPVKKQLLSLREYLNEFGAGKVAYNFNAIDINGKPIKLSDYKGKVVYMDVWASWCKPCVGEIPFGRTLEEKYKDRKDIIFITVSIDKKTDDWKSGLQKNNPAGTPLYVEGAFGGLFAKSYGINSIPRFVIIDKNGKFIDANAPRPSATQAIEAALNKALGI; from the coding sequence ATGAGAAAGCTCCTTTTAGGAATAGTAATTATTTTGTTGGGTACATGTACTACATATGCCCAACAACAAGCTACCATTAGTGGAAAAATTGATAGTTTAAAAAACAACAAACTATTTCTTTACCGGAAAGACCTTATTGGCACAATGACTTTTTCGGTAGATACAATTGCTGTATTAGCCGATGGATCATTTAATAAAACGATTTCTCTATCAGAAGCTGCCTATTGTACACTTACAAGTACAGAAAAAGGTAAATTCGGAGTTACCAGAACTCAACTTTTCCTGGCTCCTGGCTATGAGCTTAAAATTACAGGGAAAGCAAAATTTGGAACTTTGTATTTAGATAATGTTTCGTTTTCAGGAATTGGGGCTGATGCCAATACCTATCTGCAGCAGAAACAGCAGCAGTTTTTCTTCAACTCAACAGATTTTTATTCAATTCGCTTTGTTTCAATGTTAGGCGGATTTAAGGGGAAAAACGCAGAGGGAGAGAATTATTCTCTTCTTCAGAAAGGTAATACTCAGGCTTTTTTGCAACAACCCAAAGTTTATAATGATACTGTAACAAAGTATTACTCAGCACAGCGTGTCATGCTTAATGAATTTGCTAAGAAGGCTGATGCAAAGTATTTTGATGATTTTAAGAAAGCTGAATTAGCTGCAATAAATTATGGTGAAGCTGATGCAAAACTAATGTATGAAAGCCAGCACAATGACTATGCTAAGCATATGAAAATTGAAGAAGTGCAGGTTGACAAAGATTGGTATGGATTTTTAACCCCGGCAATAGTAAGATCTGAAGCAAATGAAATTGCTGCAGAGCCCTATCGCTTGTTTATGGTCAATTATTATAATTACCTGGTTGGAAAAAAAGATAGTAACGCGGAAACGACATGGACAGGAGTTTGTGGAGATATTGTGAGAGCTTCTTCGTTGTTTGAAAAGAATGAAGCTTATAAACGTACTATTACCAAAGAACAATTTGCTGAAGTTGAAGCATTGCTAAGCAAATCCCTTGCAGTTGCCACTAAGTCGTCACTTTTTGAGCCTGTTAAAAAGCAATTACTATCCTTGCGTGAATACCTAAATGAGTTTGGAGCAGGAAAAGTTGCTTATAATTTTAATGCTATCGATATTAATGGTAAACCGATAAAGTTATCTGATTATAAAGGAAAAGTGGTATACATGGATGTTTGGGCAAGTTGGTGTAAGCCTTGTGTGGGTGAAATTCCATTTGGAAGAACGTTGGAAGAAAAATATAAAGACCGTAAAGACATTATTTTCATTACCGTTTCCATTGATAAGAAAACGGATGATTGGAAATCTGGTTTGCAGAAAAATAATCCTGCAGGAACGCCTCTGTATGTAGAGGGCGCATTTGGCGGGTTATTTGCTAAATCATACGGTATTAATTCTATACCTCGTTTCGTCATTATTGATAAAAATGGAAAATTTATTGATGCCAATGCTCCTCGTCCCAGCGCTACTCAAGCAATTGAAGCTGCTTTAAATAAGGCACTGGGCATTTAA
- a CDS encoding proline iminopeptidase-family hydrolase produces MKTLKTFIPLFIVLLALFSACVKQSNTEKSTSLNADYFKSTDTGVQTGGIKVIPIQTSKGKFNIWTKRIGNNPSIKVLLLNGGPGATHEYFECFESFFPGQGIEFIYYDQLGCGNSDNPKDTTLWDLPRFVEEVEQVRSALHLDTTNFYLLGHSWGGILAMEYALKYQSNLKGLIISNMMSSCPDYGKYAESVLAKQMDPKVLSEIRAMEAKGDFSNSRYMELLMPNFYAKHICRIPLDQWPEPVNRSFSKLNQSLYVTMQGPSEFGLSGKLEKWDRKADLKTLTVPTLVIGATHDTMDPEHMKWMATQVQNGSFLLCPNGSHMCMYDDQKTYVNGVIKFLKETNEGKKKVEL; encoded by the coding sequence ATGAAAACGTTAAAGACTTTTATTCCATTATTTATAGTGTTATTAGCACTCTTTAGTGCATGTGTAAAGCAGTCCAATACCGAAAAATCAACTTCATTAAACGCTGATTATTTTAAATCAACAGATACCGGAGTTCAGACAGGTGGCATTAAAGTAATTCCGATACAAACCAGTAAAGGAAAATTTAACATCTGGACCAAAAGGATTGGAAACAACCCTTCTATAAAGGTTTTGCTGTTAAATGGCGGTCCGGGTGCAACACATGAGTATTTTGAATGTTTTGAGAGCTTTTTTCCCGGACAAGGAATCGAATTTATTTATTATGATCAATTAGGTTGTGGTAATTCTGATAATCCGAAAGACACTACACTCTGGGACCTACCTCGCTTTGTTGAAGAAGTTGAACAGGTTCGTTCTGCTCTTCACCTCGATACAACTAATTTTTACCTATTAGGACATTCATGGGGAGGGATTCTAGCTATGGAATATGCCCTAAAGTATCAATCAAACTTAAAAGGACTGATTATTTCTAACATGATGTCTAGTTGTCCTGATTATGGAAAATATGCTGAAAGTGTTTTGGCCAAACAAATGGACCCAAAAGTGTTGAGTGAAATAAGAGCAATGGAGGCAAAAGGCGATTTTAGCAATTCTCGATACATGGAGTTATTAATGCCCAACTTTTATGCAAAACATATCTGCAGAATTCCATTGGATCAATGGCCGGAGCCGGTTAACCGCTCTTTCAGCAAGCTTAACCAATCACTATATGTAACGATGCAAGGACCAAGCGAATTCGGGCTTTCGGGTAAGCTGGAAAAATGGGATCGTAAGGCTGACCTCAAAACACTTACTGTTCCAACATTGGTAATTGGGGCCACTCATGACACTATGGACCCTGAGCATATGAAATGGATGGCAACCCAGGTACAGAACGGGAGCTTTCTTTTATGCCCAAATGGTAGCCATATGTGTATGTATGACGATCAGAAGACGTATGTGAATGGTGTAATCAAATTCCTTAAGGAAACGAATGAAGGCAAGAAAAAAGTTGAGTTATAG
- a CDS encoding S9 family peptidase — protein MKKKLLVIALLLGTAQLSLGQTKKAITHEDLWLMKRVAAPEISPDGKWVVFNVTDPSYDEKEQSTDLWIVASDGSTKPRKLTSSKAGESGYKWNPDGSSIAFSAKRDADETAQIYILNLKSGGEAQRFTNLSTGASNPNWSPDGKQIAFTSRVYAEALTDSANKKIAEEKKKLKYKARVYTSFPIRSWDQWVDEKQTHLFVQSTDVNAKAKDLFAGKELIKNKGFNFGGGIAWTPEGNSIVFVATTNRTAAAYEDVYTNFYRVTIKGEEPAQITTSKDEIGDPQFSPDGKYLYCTYTNSISTSGKVYNLTRLARYDWPSMTNFSIRTPDFDRPVGAFSFSSDGKTIYLNAQDQGHERVFSLSSTGGTVKPLMENAKGCYGNVSVSSQGKEPVIVAAYESAVMPAEIVRIPLKGNQHQQLSFFNTEKLTSLDLPEVKTLWMTSSRGKKIHSLMVLPPNFEANKKYPLFVVMHGGPASAWLDNFGYRWNYHLLAKPGYVLLLTNYTGSTGFGEKFGQEIDGDPFKGPADEINEAAADAIKNFLFIDGSKQAAGGASYGGHLANWMEASTTHYKCLISHAGLVNSESQWGTSDAIYHREIGAGGPPWLQGDIWKTQNPIRYAAQFKTPILVTVGEQDFRVPLNNSIENWSVLQRMKIPSKLIVFPEENHWILKAENSKFFYQEVQDWLKTYLN, from the coding sequence ATGAAGAAAAAATTACTTGTTATTGCTTTATTATTAGGAACTGCCCAGTTAAGTTTAGGGCAGACAAAAAAAGCCATAACACATGAAGATCTGTGGCTGATGAAGCGCGTTGCAGCGCCAGAAATTAGTCCGGATGGCAAATGGGTGGTATTTAATGTTACAGACCCTTCTTATGATGAAAAGGAGCAATCAACAGACTTATGGATAGTGGCGTCTGATGGCAGCACCAAACCTCGCAAATTAACTTCAAGCAAAGCAGGAGAATCTGGGTATAAATGGAATCCGGATGGATCAAGCATTGCCTTCTCAGCTAAAAGAGATGCAGATGAAACTGCCCAGATCTATATTTTGAATTTAAAATCAGGTGGTGAGGCACAACGTTTCACGAATCTTTCAACGGGTGCTTCAAATCCAAACTGGAGCCCTGATGGTAAGCAAATTGCATTCACCAGTCGTGTTTACGCCGAAGCACTTACCGATTCTGCTAACAAGAAAATCGCAGAAGAAAAGAAAAAACTTAAATATAAAGCCCGTGTTTACACCTCCTTCCCTATCCGTAGTTGGGATCAATGGGTAGATGAAAAACAAACGCACTTGTTTGTACAATCAACTGATGTCAATGCAAAGGCGAAAGACCTCTTTGCCGGTAAGGAACTGATCAAAAACAAAGGCTTTAATTTTGGAGGCGGTATTGCATGGACGCCGGAAGGAAATTCAATTGTTTTTGTGGCAACCACTAACAGAACTGCGGCTGCATACGAAGATGTGTATACAAACTTTTATAGGGTAACTATTAAAGGCGAAGAACCGGCTCAGATTACCACATCAAAAGATGAAATCGGAGACCCGCAATTCAGTCCGGATGGTAAATACTTGTATTGTACCTATACTAATTCAATCTCCACTTCGGGCAAAGTGTATAATCTTACCCGCCTGGCTCGTTATGATTGGCCATCAATGACTAACTTTAGTATCAGGACACCTGACTTTGACCGTCCCGTTGGAGCTTTCAGCTTTTCTTCAGATGGAAAAACTATTTACCTGAATGCACAGGATCAGGGACACGAACGGGTATTTAGTCTTTCTTCAACTGGAGGTACAGTAAAACCATTAATGGAAAACGCTAAGGGTTGTTATGGTAATGTAAGTGTTTCATCACAAGGAAAAGAGCCTGTAATTGTTGCTGCTTATGAAAGTGCCGTAATGCCAGCAGAAATTGTACGCATTCCGTTAAAAGGTAATCAACATCAACAATTAAGTTTCTTTAATACGGAAAAACTTACCTCACTTGATCTTCCTGAAGTTAAAACATTATGGATGACCAGCAGTCGTGGTAAGAAGATTCATAGTCTGATGGTATTGCCTCCTAACTTTGAAGCTAATAAAAAGTATCCATTGTTTGTGGTAATGCATGGTGGCCCGGCAAGTGCCTGGTTAGATAATTTCGGTTACCGCTGGAACTACCATCTATTAGCAAAGCCTGGCTATGTATTATTACTAACCAACTATACGGGATCAACAGGTTTTGGTGAAAAATTCGGACAGGAAATTGACGGTGATCCGTTCAAAGGCCCTGCTGATGAAATCAACGAAGCCGCAGCAGATGCTATTAAAAACTTCTTGTTTATCGATGGTAGTAAACAAGCTGCTGGAGGTGCAAGCTATGGAGGTCACCTTGCTAACTGGATGGAAGCTTCCACCACTCATTATAAATGCCTGATCAGCCACGCAGGTTTGGTAAACTCCGAATCACAGTGGGGAACCAGCGATGCGATTTATCACCGCGAAATAGGTGCCGGAGGCCCACCATGGTTGCAAGGAGATATATGGAAAACTCAAAACCCTATTCGTTACGCTGCACAGTTTAAAACGCCTATTTTGGTGACTGTAGGTGAACAGGATTTCCGTGTACCTTTAAACAATTCAATTGAGAACTGGTCAGTTTTACAACGCATGAAAATACCTTCGAAACTGATTGTTTTCCCGGAAGAAAATCACTGGATTTTAAAGGCCGAAAACAGCAAATTCTTTTACCAGGAAGTGCAGGATTGGTTGAAGACCTACCTTAATTAA